In Meleagris gallopavo isolate NT-WF06-2002-E0010 breed Aviagen turkey brand Nicholas breeding stock chromosome 9 unlocalized genomic scaffold, Turkey_5.1 Chr9_random_deg7180001316636, whole genome shotgun sequence, the following are encoded in one genomic region:
- the LOC104915486 gene encoding monocarboxylate transporter 8-like, producing MCMMIPQCRGFEGVIVICLFLGLCDGCFTTIMAPIAFELVGPMQASQAIGYLMGLMAVPMTAGTPIAGYFNDYFQNYHAGFYFAGVPPIIGGLVLSVVPLVHQRMLQKQRLDSGKDKMLSPEAVVNGELLPGCPASEAHM from the exons TGCATGATGATCCCGCAGTGCCGAGGGTTTGAGGGCGTCATCGTCATCTGCCTCTTCCTCGGCCTTTGCGATGGCTGCTTCACCACCATTATGGCCCCCATTGCCTTTGAGCTGGTGGGGCCCATGCAAGCGTCCCAGGCCATAGGGTACCTGATGGGGCTGATGGCTGTGCCCATGACTGCGGGCACACCAATTGCAG GATACTTCAatgattattttcagaattaccATGCTGGTTTTTACTTCGCTGGAGTGCCTCCCATCATCGGCGGCTTGGTGCTCTCCGTCGTCCCGCTGGTGCATCAGAggatgctgcagaagcagcgCTTGGATTCTGGCAAGGACAAGATGCTGAGCCCTGAGGCAGTGGTGAATGGCGAGCTACTGCCGGGCTGTCCTGCCTCTGAAGCACACATGTGA